The Hymenobacter baengnokdamensis genome includes a region encoding these proteins:
- a CDS encoding 5-oxoprolinase subunit C family protein, with amino-acid sequence MNISVLKPGLLTTVQDQGRFGYQQAGLVVSGALDAVALCTANLLVGNPETAAGLECTLRGPTLRFETDALLALTGADLAASINGQPVPTSRPVAVRAGTVLAFGAPPRGGRAYLAVAGGVAVPVVLGSRATYLRAALGGFQGRALRAGDELPVGEWSATGVRLFAALRPANLRGWAAASWWAHVTPPRAQPADALLVRALPGPEYEQFTPESQQNFWAQTFGVTTEADRMGCRLSSPALTRHTAAELLSSAVTFGTVQVPAGGQPIVLLADCQTTGGYPRLAQVISADLGRLAQALPGTRLRFQVITLAEAQALYLAQQQRLRALRSTIQLRLIYDK; translated from the coding sequence ATGAATATCAGCGTGCTGAAACCCGGTCTGCTTACCACCGTGCAGGACCAGGGCCGGTTTGGCTACCAGCAGGCTGGGTTGGTAGTAAGCGGCGCGCTCGACGCCGTGGCGCTATGCACTGCCAACCTGCTGGTGGGCAACCCCGAAACTGCCGCCGGCCTCGAATGCACCCTGCGCGGCCCCACGCTGCGCTTTGAGACGGACGCGCTGCTGGCCCTGACCGGGGCCGACCTGGCCGCCAGCATCAACGGCCAGCCGGTGCCCACCAGCCGGCCGGTGGCCGTGCGGGCTGGTACGGTCCTGGCATTTGGTGCGCCTCCGCGGGGCGGCCGGGCGTATCTGGCCGTAGCCGGCGGCGTGGCCGTGCCAGTCGTGCTGGGCAGTCGCGCTACGTATCTGCGGGCCGCGCTAGGCGGTTTCCAGGGCCGGGCGTTGCGGGCCGGAGATGAGCTGCCGGTAGGAGAGTGGTCGGCCACCGGCGTGCGCCTGTTTGCGGCGTTGCGGCCCGCAAACCTCCGTGGCTGGGCGGCGGCAAGCTGGTGGGCCCATGTCACCCCGCCCCGAGCCCAACCTGCCGATGCGCTGCTGGTGCGGGCGCTGCCTGGGCCGGAATATGAGCAGTTTACCCCCGAAAGTCAGCAAAATTTCTGGGCGCAGACTTTCGGCGTAACTACCGAAGCTGACCGCATGGGCTGCCGCCTGAGTAGCCCGGCCCTCACCCGGCACACCGCCGCTGAGCTGCTGTCGAGCGCCGTTACGTTTGGCACGGTGCAGGTGCCAGCCGGGGGCCAGCCCATTGTGCTGCTGGCCGATTGCCAGACCACCGGCGGCTACCCGCGCCTGGCCCAGGTTATCTCGGCCGATTTGGGCCGCCTGGCGCAGGCGCTGCCCGGCACCCGCCTGCGCTTTCAGGTAATTACCCTCGCCGAGGCGCAGGCGCTGTATCTTGCGCAGCAGCAGCGGCTGCGGGCCTTGCGGAGCACCATTCAGCTGAGATTAATATATGATAAATAA
- the pxpB gene encoding 5-oxoprolinase subunit PxpB, producing the protein MADLAAPLRMYPLGDAALVLELGQAIDPATHRLIQAFARLLDQHPLPGLREYVPAFTTLTVYYDCRALPQASGLPPYEQVASYLSALLPAARAAAMEYAPGALVEIPVCYGGEFGPDLEVVAQHAQVTAKEVIALHAHAEYLVYMVGFAPGFPYLGGLDAQLATPRRAQPRPLVPAGAVGIAGMQTGIYSLPTPGGWQLIGRTPLRLFDAGRAQPSLLKAGQRLRFVPISQADFQRLAS; encoded by the coding sequence ATGGCTGACCTCGCAGCCCCCCTACGTATGTACCCGCTCGGCGACGCGGCCCTGGTGCTGGAGCTCGGCCAGGCTATCGACCCGGCTACCCACCGCCTCATTCAGGCCTTCGCCCGGCTGCTCGACCAGCACCCGCTGCCCGGCCTGCGCGAATACGTGCCGGCCTTCACCACGCTTACGGTGTATTACGATTGCCGGGCGCTGCCTCAGGCCAGTGGCTTACCGCCCTACGAGCAGGTAGCCAGCTACTTATCAGCCCTATTGCCGGCTGCCCGGGCTGCCGCCATGGAGTATGCGCCCGGCGCACTCGTGGAAATCCCGGTTTGCTACGGCGGCGAGTTTGGGCCCGATTTGGAGGTAGTGGCGCAGCACGCGCAAGTAACAGCTAAAGAGGTGATTGCCCTCCATGCCCATGCCGAGTACCTGGTGTACATGGTTGGTTTTGCGCCCGGCTTTCCCTACCTCGGCGGGCTCGATGCGCAGCTGGCTACCCCGCGCCGCGCCCAGCCCCGGCCGCTGGTGCCGGCCGGCGCGGTGGGTATTGCCGGTATGCAAACGGGCATCTATTCGCTGCCTACGCCGGGTGGCTGGCAGCTCATCGGGCGCACGCCGCTGCGGCTGTTCGATGCCGGCCGCGCCCAGCCCAGTCTCCTGAAGGCGGGCCAGCGGCTGCGCTTTGTACCCATTTCGCAGGCTGATTTTCAGCGGCTGGCTTCATGA
- a CDS encoding M1 family aminopeptidase has translation MPVHFRKYGALSGLLLAAACQRATYPTTSAPPVVPGVARELAEFRKQTISRVRYEVELTVLADKAAPVRAQEAIQFNLLPTHAPVQLDFKGTAGQLHSLTINGQPAALDYRQEHLVLPAAALRAGHNVVHIGLDAGDLSLNRNADYLYTLLVPDRARTVLPVFDQPNLKATITLSLTVPAAWQAVANGPLHDSLRADGQKTYHFLPSDSISTYLFSFAAGRFTPVQRTVAGRPMNFYHRETDTTKIRLSVPVIFRLHGEALAFLENYTGIAFPFQKFDFTAIPDFQYGGMEHVGNIDYKASSLFLDEGATKDQLLARQNLIGHETAHMWFGDLVTMQWFNDVWMKEVFANFMADKMNPEASAGPAQLLKFVTDHYPTAYAVDRTAGANPIRQPLENLQDAGSLYGNIIYHKAPIMMRQLERLMGEKPFQEGVQEYLRKYAHGNATWPDLITILDAHTPADLQAWNQVWVNQPGRPVFDYELTPKGGQPTQLVIRQHAEDGSDRLWPQQFEVTLMYPGGPVELPVNMNQRVVSLPLPAGQPAPSYVLLNSQGLGYGVFPVAPQAADNLATLSDPVARASTYIALFENMLNGRGYAPRPLLDRYLAQTAHETNDLNIKLLTGQLSDIYWKFLKPAQRTALAPAMEKALWQAMQQQPRPGEQKLYFKAYQSIALTPEAQARLYDIWQSQKAPGLVKLTEDDYTALALALAVRDYAAPQPILPQQLARITNVDRRQRLEFLMPALSPDVATRDAFFASLKQEKNREKEAWVQSALGYLHHPLRAATSEKYLPESLNLLEEIQLTGDIFFPAGWLQSTLGSYQTPTAARTVRDFLAARPNYNPQLRAKLLQAADDLFRAEKLAM, from the coding sequence ATGCCGGTTCACTTCCGTAAATATGGGGCGCTAAGCGGCCTGCTGCTCGCGGCCGCCTGCCAGCGCGCTACCTATCCTACCACCAGCGCGCCGCCCGTAGTACCCGGCGTGGCCCGCGAGCTGGCCGAGTTTCGCAAGCAAACCATCAGCCGCGTGCGGTATGAGGTGGAGCTGACGGTGCTCGCCGACAAAGCCGCCCCGGTGCGGGCACAGGAAGCGATACAGTTTAATCTGCTGCCTACCCACGCGCCCGTGCAGCTCGATTTTAAAGGCACCGCCGGCCAGCTGCACAGCCTCACTATCAATGGCCAGCCGGCCGCCCTCGACTACCGGCAGGAGCACCTGGTGCTGCCCGCCGCCGCGCTGCGCGCCGGCCACAACGTGGTGCACATCGGCCTGGATGCCGGCGACTTATCGCTGAACCGCAACGCCGATTACCTCTACACGCTGCTCGTGCCTGACCGTGCCCGCACGGTACTGCCGGTATTCGACCAGCCCAATCTGAAGGCAACTATCACGCTGTCGCTGACCGTGCCGGCCGCCTGGCAGGCCGTGGCCAATGGGCCGCTGCACGACTCGCTGCGCGCCGACGGGCAGAAAACCTACCATTTCCTGCCCTCCGATTCTATCAGTACCTACCTCTTTTCGTTTGCCGCCGGCCGGTTTACGCCGGTGCAGCGCACCGTGGCGGGGCGCCCGATGAATTTCTATCACCGCGAAACGGACACGACCAAAATCCGGCTTAGTGTGCCCGTTATTTTCCGGCTGCACGGCGAGGCGCTGGCCTTTCTGGAAAACTATACGGGCATCGCGTTTCCCTTCCAGAAGTTCGACTTTACGGCCATTCCCGACTTCCAGTATGGCGGCATGGAGCACGTCGGCAACATCGACTACAAAGCTTCTTCGCTGTTTCTGGATGAGGGCGCGACCAAGGACCAGCTGCTGGCCCGCCAGAACCTCATCGGCCACGAAACGGCCCACATGTGGTTTGGCGACCTCGTGACCATGCAGTGGTTCAACGACGTGTGGATGAAGGAGGTGTTTGCCAATTTCATGGCCGACAAAATGAACCCCGAGGCCTCGGCCGGCCCGGCGCAGCTGCTCAAGTTCGTGACCGACCACTACCCCACCGCCTACGCCGTGGACCGCACCGCCGGGGCCAACCCCATTCGGCAGCCGCTGGAGAATCTGCAGGATGCCGGCTCGCTCTACGGGAATATTATTTACCATAAAGCCCCCATTATGATGCGCCAGCTGGAGCGCCTGATGGGCGAAAAACCCTTTCAGGAAGGCGTGCAGGAATACCTCAGAAAGTACGCCCACGGCAACGCCACCTGGCCCGACCTCATCACTATTCTCGACGCCCACACGCCCGCCGACCTGCAAGCCTGGAACCAGGTGTGGGTAAACCAGCCCGGCCGGCCGGTGTTCGACTACGAGCTAACGCCGAAAGGAGGCCAGCCTACGCAGCTCGTTATCCGGCAGCACGCCGAAGACGGCTCGGACCGCCTCTGGCCCCAGCAGTTTGAGGTGACATTGATGTACCCCGGCGGCCCCGTCGAGCTGCCGGTAAATATGAATCAGCGGGTGGTGAGCCTGCCACTGCCCGCCGGCCAGCCGGCGCCCAGCTACGTGCTGCTCAACTCGCAGGGGCTGGGCTACGGCGTGTTTCCGGTGGCCCCGCAGGCGGCCGACAACCTGGCTACGCTCTCCGACCCGGTAGCCCGCGCCAGCACCTATATCGCACTTTTTGAGAATATGCTCAATGGCCGGGGCTACGCACCACGCCCGCTGCTCGACCGCTACCTCGCCCAGACTGCGCACGAAACCAACGACCTCAATATCAAGCTACTTACCGGCCAGCTGAGCGATATTTACTGGAAATTCCTGAAGCCCGCCCAGCGCACGGCCCTGGCTCCGGCGATGGAAAAGGCGCTGTGGCAGGCCATGCAGCAGCAGCCCCGGCCCGGCGAGCAAAAGCTCTATTTCAAAGCCTACCAGAGCATTGCGCTGACTCCGGAAGCCCAGGCGCGGCTCTACGACATCTGGCAAAGCCAGAAAGCGCCCGGCCTGGTGAAGCTGACCGAGGACGACTACACCGCGCTGGCCCTGGCGCTGGCCGTGCGCGACTACGCTGCGCCGCAACCCATTCTCCCGCAGCAACTGGCCCGCATTACCAACGTAGACCGCCGCCAGCGGCTGGAGTTTTTGATGCCGGCTCTGTCGCCCGACGTGGCAACGCGCGACGCCTTTTTTGCCTCGCTGAAGCAGGAGAAAAATCGCGAGAAGGAAGCCTGGGTACAGAGCGCCCTCGGCTATCTGCACCACCCGCTGCGGGCGGCTACCTCGGAAAAATACTTACCCGAAAGCCTCAATCTGCTGGAAGAGATTCAGCTCACGGGCGATATATTTTTCCCGGCCGGCTGGCTCCAGAGCACCCTGGGCAGCTACCAGACGCCCACGGCGGCGCGCACGGTGCGCGATTTTCTGGCCGCCCGCCCGAACTACAACCCGCAGCTACGGGCCAAGCTTTTGCAGGCGGCCGACGACCTGTTTCGGGCCGAAAAGCTGGCCATGTAG